A region of Cheilinus undulatus linkage group 10, ASM1832078v1, whole genome shotgun sequence DNA encodes the following proteins:
- the elp1 gene encoding elongator complex protein 1 has protein sequence MRNLKLLKSLRSSELQGPGSPQCFCVRADTGSLLVASSYSITEYDPRTGQVVTEASLTAEGFLPEDGSGEVVGLQDLAELESACLATAGGDVMSFNLNTFELECRGSVDSGLTSMCWSPDEELVILTTGQETIIMMTKDFEPITEVGIHQDDFGEGKFITVGWGKKETQFHGSEGKQAAQRKIQEVQAAAAWDDRRPRVTWRGDGQLFAVSAICPQTGARKVRVWNREGVLQATSEPINGLEQALCWKPSGSLIASTRRHPNKHSVVFMEKNGLLHGDFTLPFSKDQAKVKDLLWNSDSTVLAVWLEDMNAGENKQVNTYIQLWSVGNYHWYLKQSLDFGRDSQKAPVCVCWDPEHPLRLHMMTRSWTSITYDWGWTTERSPGLDATDNANVAVIDGDKILVTTFRQCVVPPPMCSFELQFPSPVNQVTFLCQLEKTNQLAALTSDGLISVYKQDSGEQKDKTTNGFRVVSRPLVLQKTFRVNFHQEEPLPLRQLLWLQEDLFVGVSPGLLPTSSTLLMLHPAPDAEGMLTVRSDVEVDGVVISVVHCSQTGTVVLQLEDGQIRRLLWDCPEPSVEDWRDSSGCSINFPVPCVQTALCSISGEEYLLGLTDRSHLYAGDTELASNISSFAICNDFLLITTHSHTCRCLQLSTLSVKGLQASLASDGVQNDETLRRVERGSRIVTVVPHDTRVVLQMPRGNLETVHHRALLLAQLRQWLDSLRFREAFESMRKLRINLNFIYDHNPKVFLENIKTFITQLSSINYINLFLTELKEEDTTSSMYPRPEGSPVQTAPVPGQKKVDVVCDALRSAMESMDQNKFFLSILTAHVKKTVPELEIALQKVHELRVNPPEGPGAVNAEEALKYLLFLVNVNDLYEHSLGTYDFDLVLMVAEKSQKDPKEYLPFLNMLKSLAPNYQRFTIDKHLKRYRKALHHLSKCGEEHFHEALQLVKEQKLYSEALRLYTADSTHYKALSCAYAQHLVEQQQAEQAGLLLWRCRELPSALQAFTASSSWRNAICVAQQIPLPPDQLALLARDLAEKLTEQRRYSEAALLLDQYAKDCEEAILALIMGAVWEEALRLIYIHNRQDITETNLKPALLEAVGTQTTFLESQVAMFTRHRTRLVVVREQKEKARMDMLDDDGPDCPDADLYSEASSVLTGSKYSQSNSRISSRSSKNRRKAERKKMSLKEGSPMEDRALMCALSDIVTTVDKMREEVHSLLKALVLFQFDKQAEKLQAAYEEALQMMEAAVPEVWPEGLQNSQAPLTGPNSTANSIMASFQQQQQRPAAPQQAAEVLTPPKMRNGVKWKLTVLT, from the exons ATGAGGAACTTGAAGCTGCTGAAGAGCCTACGGAGCTCAGAGCTTCAGGGTCCGGGATCCCcgcagtgtttctgtgtgcgGGCTGACACTGGATCGCTGCTGGTCGCTTCTTCCTACTCCATCACAGAATATGACCCACGAACTGGCCAG GTGGTCACCGAGGCATCATTGACAGCTGAGGGGTTCCTCCCAGAGGATGGCAGTGGAGAGGTGGTGGGATTGCAGGACTTGGCTGAACTGGAGTCAGCATGTTTGGCTACAGCTGGTGGTGATGTCATGTCATTCAATCTCAATACGTTTGAG TTGGAGTGCCGGGGTAGTGTGGATAGTGGTCTGACCTCCATGTGTTGGAGTCCGGATGAAGAGCTTGTCATTCTCACTACTG GTCAGGAGACGATCATTATGATGACCAAAGACTTTGAGCCCATCACTGAGGTTGGAATCCACCAGGATGACTTTGGTGAAG GGAAATTCATCACGGTTGGTTGGGGAAAGAAGGAGACTCAGTTTCACGGCTCAGAGGGGAAACAGGCAGCACAGAGGAAGATCCAG GAGGTGCAGGCAGCTGCAGCCTGGGATGACCGCAGGCCGCGGGTAACATGGCGAGGGGATGGACAGCTGTTTGCAGTCAGTGCCATTTGTCCTCAAACTGGAGCCAGGAAGGTCCGGGTCTGGAACAGAGAGGGAGTCCTTCAAGCCACCAGTGAACCCATCAACGGCCTGGAGCAGGCACTTTGCTGGAA ACCATCAGGAAGCCTGATAGCAAGCACCCGGCGGCATCCCAACAAACACAGCGTGGTTTTTATGGAGAAGAATGGACTGCTGCATGGAGACTTCACTCTCCCTTTCAGCAAGGACCAGGCCAAG GTAAAGGATCTGCTGTGGAATAGTGACTCCACTGTTCTAGCTGTTTGGTTGGAGGACATGAATGCTGGAGAGAACAAACAAGTCAACACTTACA TCCAGCTGTGGTCGGTGGGTAACTACCACTGGTATCTGAAGCAGAGTCTGGACTTTGGCAGAGACTCTCAGAAAGCTCCGGTCTGTGTCTGCTGGGATCCAGAGCATCCCCTAAGGCTACACATGATGACCCGCAGCTGGACCAGCATCACCTACGACTGGGGCTGGACGACCGAGAGGAGCCCTGGGCTGGACGCCACAGACAACGCCAACGTGGCTGTGATTGATGGAG ATAAAATCCTGGTGACGACCTTCAGGCAGTGTGTGGTTCCTCCACCCATGTGTTCATTTGAGCTCCAGTTCCCCTCACCTGTAAACCAGGTGACTTTCCTCTGCCAGCTGGAGAAGACCAATCAGCTGGCAGCATTGACTTCTGATGGACTGATCTCAGTCTACAAACAAG ATTCAGGAGaacagaaagacaaaacaacaaatgggtTCAGGGTGGTGTCTCGTCCCCTGGTCCTCCAGAAAACCTTCAG AGTAAATTTCCACCAGGAGGAGCCTTTACCTCTGCGGCAGCTGCTGTGGTTGCAGGAAGATCTGTTTGTAGGTGTGAGCCCTGGTCTGCTCCCgacctcctccaccctgctGATGCTCCATCCTGCTCCTGATGCTGAGGGCATGCTCACTGTCAG GTCTGATGTTGAAGTGGATGGCGTTGTCATCAGTGTGGTTCACTGCTCTCAGACTGGCACTGTGGTGCTGCAGCTGGAGGATGGACAGATCAGGAGGCTGCTGTGGG ATTGTCCTGAGCCCTCAGTGGAAGATTGGCGTGACTCCAGTGGATGCAGCATCAACTTTCCTGTTCCCTGTGTTCAAACAGCGCTCTGCAGCATCAGTGGAGAG gAATATCTACTGGGCTTGACAGACAGATCTCACCTGTATGCAGGAGACACAGAG cttGCCTCCAATATTTCCTCCTTTGCTATTTGCAATGACTTCCTCCTCATCACCACACATTCCCACACGTGCCGCTGCCTCCAACTGAGCACGCTCAGTGTCAAAG GGCTGCAGGCGTCTTTGGCCTCAGATGGAGTTCAGAACGATGAGACTCTGCGGCGGGTGGAGAGGGGGTCCAGGATCGTCACTGTGGTCCCACATGACACCAGAGTGGTTCTTCAG ATGCCTCGTGGAAATCTTGAGACGGTGCATCATCGAGCACTGTTGTTGGCTCAGCTCAGACAATGGTTGGACAG tttgcGATTCAGAGAAGCGTTTGAGTCAATGCGGAAGCTGAGGATCAACCTGAACTTCATTTATGATCACAACCCAAAG GTTTTTCTTGAGAACATCAAGACTTTTATCACACAGCTCAGCTCCATCAACTACATCAACCTCTTTCTCACTGAGCTCAA GGAGGAGGACACAACCAGCAGCATGTATCCCCGTCCTGAGGGCAGTCCAGTCCAGACTGCTCCTGTTCCTGGGCAGAAGAAGGTGGATGTAGTTTGCGACGCTTTACGGAGCGCCATGGAGTCAATGGATCAAAACAA GTTCTTTCTGTCCATATTGACAGCTCATGTTAAGAAAACAGTTCCTGAGCTGGAGATCGCTCTGCAGAAAGTCCACGAGCTTCGAG tgAACCCTCCTGAAGGTCCTGGGGCTGTGAACGCTGAGGAGGCGCTGAAGTATCTCCTCTTCCTTGTCAATGTCAACGACTTGTATGAACACTCTCTGGGGACTTATGACTTCGATCTGGTGCTCATGGTGGCTGAGAAATCCCAGAAG GATCCGAAAGAGTATCTTCCATTCTTAAACATGCTGAAGAGTCTGGCGCCAAACTATCAACGCTTCACCATCGACAAACACCTGAAACGCTACAGGAAGGCCCTGCACCACCTCAGCAAGTGTG GTGAGGAACATTTCCATGAAGCTCTGCAGCTTGTGAAGGAGCAGAAACTCTACAGTGAAGCTCTGCGACTGTACACAGCAGACAGCACTCACTACAAG GCTCTGAGCTGTGCTTACGCGCAGCACTTGGTGGAGCAGCAGCAGGCGGAGCAGGCCGGCTTGTTGCTATGGAGATGTAGAGAGTTACCCAGTGCACTGCAGGCGTTCACCGCCAGCTCCAGCTGGAGAAACGCCATCTGTGTGGCTCAACAGATCCCGCTTCCTCCGGACCAGTTGGCTCTGCTGGCCCGAGACCTGGCAG AGAAACTGACTGAACAGAGACGATACTCAGAGGCTGCTCTGCTGTTGGATCAGTACGCCAAG GACTGTGAGGAGGCCATTTTGGCTCTGATCATGGGGGCAGTCTGGGAGGAGGCGCTACGATTG ATTTATATACACAACAGACAGGACATCACTGAGACCAATCTGAAACCTGCTCTGCTGGAAG CTGTCGGCACACAGACCACTTTTCTGGAGTCTCAGGTAGCGATGTTCACACGGCATAGAACCAGGCTGGTCGTGGTCCGAGAGCAGAAAGAAAAGGCCAGAATGGACATGCTGG ATGATGACGGTCCAGACTGTCCTGATGCAGACCTATACTCTGAAGCCAGCAGCGTGCTGACGGGCTCCAAATACTCCCAGAGTAACTCGCGGATTTCCTC GAGATCTTCAAAGAACCGCCGTAAAGCAGAGCGGAAGAAAATGAGTCTGAAGGAAGGAAGCCCGATGGAGGACCGAGCGCTGATGTGTGCTCTGAGTGACATCGTCACCACTGTGGACAAGATGAGAG AGGAAGTTCACAGCTTGCTGAAGGCTCTGGTGTTGTTCCAGTTTGACAAACAAGCAGAGAAGCTGCAGGCAGCCTACGAAGAGGCTCTGCAGATGATGGAGGCGGCGGTCCCTGAGGTGTGGCCTGAAGGCCTGCAAAACAGTCAAGCTCCG CTCACTGGACCAAACTCGACTGCAAACAGCATCATGGCttctttccagcagcagcagcagagacccGCAGCTCCACAGCAAG CTGCTGAAGTCCTGACGCCGCCTAAAATGAGAAATGGAGTCAAGTGGAAACTCACTGTTCTAACATGA